In Leuconostoc kimchii IMSNU 11154, one genomic interval encodes:
- a CDS encoding ROK family protein: MGLLGAIEAGGTKFVVAVADQDYNIVARSAFPTLDGEKTLDQVIAFFDQFDNIDAIGIAAFGPIDIVTNSKTYGYVLDTPKRGWSGYDFLGRMKAWRDIPYFWTTDVNGAGWAEFETGAAKDVNNMVYLTVGTGVGAGIVSGGHLVSGYGHPEAGHIFLQKHPEDTYEGHCPFHGDNCLEGLAAGPAIEARWQMSAKEIPADHLAWKIEAYYLAQAALDYTMILRPEKIVFGGGVSHREDLFPLIRESFAEQMGDYLEVPDLDDYIVPVANGDNAGILGCFYLAKTLI, encoded by the coding sequence ATGGGATTATTAGGTGCAATTGAAGCAGGTGGAACAAAGTTTGTTGTGGCAGTCGCTGATCAGGATTACAATATCGTTGCAAGATCAGCTTTTCCAACGCTAGATGGTGAAAAGACACTAGATCAAGTCATTGCTTTTTTTGATCAATTTGATAACATTGATGCGATTGGCATTGCAGCATTTGGTCCAATTGATATTGTCACTAACTCTAAAACATATGGTTATGTCTTAGATACACCAAAACGTGGCTGGTCAGGCTATGACTTTTTGGGACGTATGAAAGCATGGCGTGATATCCCTTATTTCTGGACAACAGATGTTAACGGTGCTGGTTGGGCAGAATTTGAAACTGGTGCTGCAAAAGATGTTAATAACATGGTTTATTTGACAGTTGGTACCGGTGTTGGTGCCGGAATCGTTTCTGGTGGCCACCTCGTGAGTGGTTACGGTCATCCTGAGGCGGGACATATTTTCTTACAAAAGCACCCAGAAGACACATATGAAGGCCATTGCCCATTCCACGGCGACAATTGCTTAGAAGGGTTAGCTGCTGGACCAGCGATTGAAGCACGTTGGCAAATGAGTGCAAAAGAAATACCAGCTGATCATTTAGCTTGGAAGATTGAAGCTTATTATTTAGCACAAGCTGCATTAGATTATACGATGATTTTACGCCCTGAAAAAATTGTTTTTGGCGGCGGAGTTTCTCATCGTGAAGACCTATTCCCACTCATTCGCGAAAGCTTTGCTGAACAAATGGGTGATTACTTAGAAGTGCCGGATTTAGATGATTACATTGTACCCGTAGCAAATGGTGACAATGCTGGTATCTTGGGTTGCTTCTATCTTGCTAAAACGCTTATCTAA
- a CDS encoding winged helix-turn-helix transcriptional regulator, protein MTKLAKKTDDLICENFTRTFQILGRKWNGLIIETLLVGGSKRFLEISRAIPVCSDRVLVERLKELEAVNIVNRVTYEDSSLIEYKLTPAGEAMRPMMAAIHEWSDKFNNGEPVK, encoded by the coding sequence ATGACAAAATTAGCAAAAAAAACAGATGATTTAATTTGTGAAAACTTCACAAGAACGTTTCAAATTCTTGGACGAAAATGGAATGGTCTGATCATAGAAACATTGTTAGTAGGTGGATCTAAGCGTTTCTTAGAGATTTCACGTGCGATTCCAGTTTGCTCAGATCGTGTATTAGTAGAACGATTGAAAGAACTAGAGGCAGTGAACATCGTTAATCGTGTGACTTATGAAGATTCTAGCTTAATTGAATATAAATTGACACCTGCTGGCGAGGCTATGCGACCTATGATGGCGGCCATACATGAATGGTCTGACAAGTTTAACAATGGTGAGCCAGTAAAATAA